The window catccctaaattaatgcgagtgacggtgggcagactaaaatgcgacatgaaattaatgcgagtggcctccctttgaaatattactttcctagCAACACACGTCCGTGTACATTTTGATTGAATCCATGTTACAGttgtcttcaatgagatcaactaacatatctgtgtacacagcagttaacctgtttagtccttAGTGAGATCAACTCCAAGCATATTTTGCAGCGTTCAATTACGTAGCAGGTATGGTTACATAAATCTGGTTAAACATTAGCATATATGTACCAATACAACTGTATCTTCCTAagaatgtagacatatttcagtcataacaaaaaaacaattcacCCAACTAAGTTGCAGTGAACTTGAACAGTGAAATCAAAGAAACGGTCGGCCTCAGGAATAACGTGCTAAACCACATTCACACACGTTGTATCGTGTCGGCTTGTGATAGGATAGGCAAAGACCCTGCAGTCATCATGCGTGGCAGGCATCTTGTTAGATTATTGCACAGTTAGTATGTCTCATCTACAatgaattgtgctccagttgttttataaatgaatCAGAATTTTATTCAATGATTTAAAAGAGTGTGACACATAGCTTGCTGAACTAGTCAACAATTAGTCAGACTTgcctacaatgaattgttttccagttgtgttatatgttagaattttaatctttgtttgttttgttttaataacgtggGACACATAGACAAAGATAGAAATAAatgcgtcatattattaatgcgaataacacgagatcgcatttttcgcattaatattatgatcacattaatttcaggatctacagtatatatatatatatatatatatatatatatatatatatacacacacagtgaaacccctcaaaaccggaccctcactaaaccggaattccctcaaaaccggacgttttacacggtcccgtgatttgcgtatcttttaacactaaaatttacccctctaaactgaacaccagACAAACAATTTGGTCCCAATGTGTCAATTTAGTGTAAATCGTCCCCACTAATTGCTCCTAATGTCACCCCAGCCGGATTACCTGTCTGCGAACATATAATGTGCACATGCTCGGGTTCGCTATTATAAATGTAATCACAGTTACACGCCCCTAAGTAGGCAAGGTTGGCAACATGTcaataaacatttaacaaaagaCCCATCGCCAGCGTAGATATTTAATTTACACAAGCATTGTGTTGGTTGCGATAAGCCGAGTTCGGGTTTGGGTTTGATGCTTTAAGTCACGAAGGTGATTGACGGTCTATATATTCCTTCACAAACGTGGTACATGATTTGCTTCAAAGAtcgaaaaaaaataacaatgaatttaATTCACTGTCTTCCTATCGTGTGAATTTGTTgctcttttaaaaacatttatttagctAAATAAAGAGTAAACAACAGTAACTTTGGCTTTGCATGGTCGAACAGATgttagtaacattttattttcatatcgaTTTTCAACATAACAAAACGACCAGCTAAACGTCGCTGTGTTGAACTATCACATGattataaactttaaataattaaaagtttcgaAAGTAAACCGAAACCAACGTTAAGATTTTGGGGTGAAAAGTCTAGTATCGGAAATTCAGCAGTTGGAGACATTATCAAGAAGCGAGAGGTTTATAAAGCAGAGTTCGCTAATTAATGGGGAAGGGAAGGTAGTTACGTAAATGCAGACCCCTGGAAACCGGACACCTCTGAAACCCGGACAATATACTTGGTTCCATtgatgtccggtttagaggggtttcactgtatatatatatatatatatatatatatatatatatatatatatatatatatatatatatatatatatatatatatatatattttgtgtgtgtgtgtgagagagagagagagagagagagagagagagagagagagaatgtgtgcgtgcgtgcatgcgcgcgcgcgtgtgtgtgtgtgtgtcaagtgtgtgtgtgacttTCCTCTGGGTTCCCCGGGTCCTGTGTTATCTGCTTGTCCGACGCCTCACctaaacagatatatttatctTGATGTATATAGAACAGAACAAGAACACAAAACGTACAATTTCTTCCTCAAGTATAGGGGCACAGGCGCCCTTGCCCACCCCCATGTTCCTTATGGGTTTTCTTTCGCGATTGTCGCCTGGTAGTGTAGCATATGACGATGACGATAGATGGAGTTGGTGTGTTGAAGAACACAGTACTCGCATGTGAAACGATACTGGTACACGCTACAGGTATTGTCTCCTTCTTCCTCTGCTTCGTCTACTAATTcttctactaccactactgccacAGCTACTGTGTGCGGGTGTGTCGGtacctccttcttcttctctttcttcaactactactactgcttctgatactgctgctactactactgtgtGCCTGTTTGTCTGTACCTTTTTCAGTGAAGTGAGAAGTTGGGAGAACACCATAAGGATTTTCGTCTGATGATACATGTGCACCACATGTTGGGGGAACATCGTAGGGACTTTCTCTGTTGATCCAGGTGCATCATATTTTGCGGGAACATCATAATGACTTTCCTCTGCGTTTCCGGGTGCATCACATGTGCTTAGTTCCTGTGACGGTTGCTTGTTCGACGCCTCGCCTAAATAAAGTATAACAAAACAGATCCACTGGACACAATTACGTGATCGAATCGCAGGGCCTTCACTTGATCACATGGTTTCCTTAAAATGGGAGTCTCCAAGTTGTATAACGATCACAATTACACTGAAACATGGAGTCATTTGTCCGTATAATGCTGAACATTGCTGCCAAGTTGATCGTCAAAGGGAAGCTTGGAGCCAAGAATTGTTGTACGGGAACATGAACATTTCTTTACTAGACATCTCCAGGATTAAACAAGtaaattagaaaaataaatcAGACGGGTGCATGTGACCCCCATCTTCCCGCTAAactgacaaatacatgtatctctgtataatgagagatggatggatggatggatgtgcaGGTGTGGgtacgcatatatatatacattgtatagctttgtttttctgtatattACGCGAGGGATGGagggatcgatggatggatggatggatgggtgtgtgggtgCGTCAGTACGCATATATGTACGTTGTATACCTTTGTTTTTCTGTATGTTAcacgatggatggatggatggatgggtgggtggatggatggatgggtgtgtcGGTACGCATGTATGTACGTTGTATACCTTTCTTACTGGGATCTTCAAGATCATCATAAGGGTTTTGTACTGGGGTCCTTGGTGTGGCATCCGGCTTTGGTGTATCTGACGGCTGGTTGTCTGGAGTTAATTAAGCAAAGATTATAATATGGTGTCGATTAATTTGCAACTATTAgatgcaatgaatgaatgaatgaatgaatgaatgtttaacgacaccccagcacgaaaaatacatcggctattgggtgtcaaactatggtaatgcaaagttaaataaaaacacagtgtaaagaactgtgcaaatatcacagatagatactgacttttattcaaaattttaattgtatctcgaagaaaacaaggggatttgtgctgttttggccattctcaaagataatgttacacccctgcaccacggtgaggttacagcacgcgcaaggGTGCAACTATTAGATGGGTGCGTCGATACGCATCTACGTACGTTGCATACCTTTGTTATCTATATATTATGCGATGGATAGATGAATCGGTGGAtgggaggatggatggatgggtgcatGGGTGTGTCGGTACGCATATATGTACGTTGGATACCtttgtttttctgtatattacgcgatggatggatggatagatggatggatgggtgtgcgGATGTGTGGCTGTGTCGGTACgaatgtatgtacgtacgtacatacgttGTATCCCTCTGTTATCTGTAAAATATTACGCGATGGACGGAtccatggatggatgggtgtgtggGTCTGTCGATACACATCTATGTACGTTGCATACCTTTCTTACTGGGATCTTCAATATCATCATAAGGGTTTTGCTCTGGGGTCCCGGGTGCTGCATTCGGCTTTGGTGTCTCTGACGGCTGGATGTCTGCAGTTAATTAAGCAaagattataatataatgtgacATCGATTAATTTGCGATGGATCTCTATATTATGCGATGGATAgttggatgtatggatggatgggaggatggatggatgggtgcgTGGGTGTGTCGGTACGCATATATGTACGTTGGATACCtttgtttttctgtatattacgcgatgaatggatggatggataggtgtgCGGGTGTGTGGCTGTGTCGGTACgaatgtatgtacgtacgtacatacgttGTATACCTCTGTTATCTGTACAATATTACATGATGGacggatcgatggatggatggatgggtgtgtggGACTATCGGTACGCAACTATGTACGTTGCATACCTTTCTTACTGGGATCTTCAAGATCATCATAAGGGTTTTGTTCTGGGGTCCTTGGTGCGGGATCCGGCTTTGGTGTCTCTGACGGCTGGTTGTCTGCAGTTAATTAAGCAaagattataatattatgtggtgtcgattaattaattaattaaactatttatCATTGGTAAACACAAAACATAGAGAAATATGTCACTTGCAACTTCGAGAATGCATATTTGtaaagtatatatgtgtgtgtctatgtacatatatgcatctacttatgtatgcatgtatatgctaataattaaaataattatatctataatgtctatatattttatttgatgtatgtatgtatatatatatatatatatatatatatgtgcgtgcgtgcgcgcgcgcacgcgcgcgtgtgtgtgtgtgtgtgtgtgtgtgtgtgtgtgtgtgtgttggtaaaCATGTACGTGTGATGCATACCCGTTTTGTTTTGGTCCCCAAGACCCTCATACAGGTTTTTCTCTCTGGCTCCAAGTGCAGAATACGGGTTCGATTCATGTGGCAGCTTCTTGTCCTGCGCCTCACCTATATAAAGGAtaacacaatttgttttgtttgacaacaccactagagcccattgatgtatgaatcatcggctattggatgtcaaacatttggtaattttgacataccacttacatgtttctgttagtacaagggatcttttgtatgtacaattagaaagacaggatagcacataccacggcatttgatctactagtcgtggtgcactggctggaatgagaaatagtaaacaaagtaaaacaaaactgatCATCTGATCATTTCAGTGGATACGGCATGGAGGTTAACACGTGACGTCACAATTTCAGTTTGAATCAGATATTCACATTTACTGGCTATTTCAATGGATACGCcacgggggcgggatgtagccgaATGgtagccgtggtatgtgctatcatgtctgtggaatggtgcatataaaagatctcttgctactaatggaaacatgtggcggctttcctttctaagactaaatgtcaaaattacgaaatgtttgacattcagtagccgatgattaataaatcaatgtactctagtagtgtagttaaagaaaacaaacttcttcatagATACGCCATTCTTGGGAAATTACAATTTACGACGAGTCACCGCAtcacaattttaatattatgttattaattaaGCAGCTATTATATGTGATATTGATTAATTTGCCATCATTTATCACTGGTTGAAAATGCACctttaagtatgtatgtatatatgtgtatatgtatatgtatgcatgtatttacataattctgtctgtatgtatatgataataattataatattttcaaatatctGTGTATTAGGTGATGTGTGGGTGGATGAGTGTATATAAGCATGTACGTGCTATGTAGGCCTTTCCCTACCTTTTATTCTTTAGAACGACAGTCacaattgcgccaaatttccttcatgtgcacccatttccctttggcttaatcctacaggacattccaaattacatagcaccataccaccttccgcctgttaccggccacagttggactgctggtgctcccttgcacctgtcattgcaggcggtccctcctgcaCCCACCCCaatcctttcctgtcctggacggaagaaccggttgaggccggtacttgtgcccagggcaggcgtgcgctacaacagcttgttctgaatgtgcatggtAAACAATTTTCCAAGTTCCAAGTTCCATGTAGGCCTATACCTTTTTTGTTCGGATGTCCAAGACCTTCATACACATTTTGCTCTCTGGCCCCGAGTGCAGCATACGGGTTTGATGTCCGTGACAACTGCTTGGCCGAAGTCTCACCTAAACAAAGAATAACAAAACAGTCTACGATTGAATCAACTGGTCAAATGATTCCCTTAAAGGGGCAATCTCAACGttgcaaaaatatttattactttttccttgtgaaatgtaaaagtTATACCTTTTATCACATGTTCATGAAAGCAATTACAACgatataatttcatttactacttaaaaataaataaatttatttcatataaatATCAAACTAAAATCGTCGGTGCATTTCGAATTTCGAATTTGGAAGAGTTGGTGCGCGCGTCCAGCACCATGCACGTGCATCCACTCCACGCTATACTGTTataactgtatatgtatatgtgcatgtgtgatttttgatccggagtccggagATGACAgaatacggattaggcagagatttatacctaagagataaacgtAGCTGGGCGGGGATTTAGAAATAGACTGGTTttgcagagatccggattacatagaatccggtttagacagagtccactgtattaTGTTGTTAATTAAGCAGCTATTATATGTCATATCGATTAATTTGCCATCATGTATCACTGATAAATGTAACACATAAGGAACGTTTGTAAGGTTGAAAATGCACctttaagtatgtatgtatatatgtgtatgtatgtatgcatgtatttacataattatgtgtgtatgcatatgataataattagaatattttcaaatatctGTGTATTAGGTGATGTGTGGGTGGATGAGTGTATATAAGCATGTACGTGCTATGTACGCCTTTCCCTACCTTTTATtctttagaacgaccatcaaaattgcgccaaatttccttcatgtgcacccatttccctttggcttaatcctacgggacattccaaattacataccACCATATCACCTTCCGCCTGTTAGCGGttacggttggactgctggtgctcccttgcacctgccagtgcaggcggtccctcctgcaCCCACCCCAAttctttcctgtcatggaccgAAGAACCGGTTGAGGCCCGagcttgtgcccaggacaggcgtgcgctacaacagcttgctctgaatgtgcacgttagaCAATTTTCCAAGTTCCATGTAGGCCTGTACCTTTTTTGTTCGGATGTCCAAGACCTTCATACACATTTTGCTCTCTGGCCCCGAGTGCAGCATACGGGTTTGATGTCCGTGACAACTGCTTTCCCGAAGTCTCACCTAAACAAAGAATAACAAAACAGTCCACAATTGAATCACCTGGTCAACTGATTCCCTTAAAGGGGCAATCTCAACGttgcaaaaatatttattactttttcctTGTTCACACGTTCATGAAAGAAATTACAACgatataatttcatttactacttaaaaataaataaataaatacatttatttcatttgtcaagacataacagtacataccatggctttttaTATACCGTTCATGGGACACTCATTTAGACGTCTGAGTCCATCGATGATGATTGTTCTTGCGAGCCATTTTATCACAAACGAGTGCTctaccagtgagctacatcccgtgaCAGGATAAATGGAAGCAAGCAAATACTGTGATTATCTGCATCTCTGCTATAAAAATGGTCCCAAACGAAGACGTGTTTTTCTGATTGTCGCCTGATAGTGTAGGCTATGACGATGGCGATATTAATGTAGTTGGTATGTTGCAGAACACAGTACTGGCATGTGACACGGTACTGGTATTGTCGTCTCCTTCACTTTCTCCTCCTTcatcttctcctcctcctccttcttcttctccacctcctcttctttcttcttcttctcctcctccttcttcttgcactactacttctgctactgctactgtgtACGTGTTTGTCTGTATCTATTTTAGAGGAATAAGAAGTTGGAGGAACATCGTAAGGACTTTCCTCTGTGTTTCCAGATGCATCACGTGCGCTTGGTTTCTGTCACGGATGATTGTGCGACGCCTCGCCTAAACAAAGTATAACAAAACAGACCCACTGGACACAAGTACGTGATCGAATCACAGGGGTTTCACTTGATCATCGGCTTTCCTTCAATAGGGAGTCGACCACAATTACACTGGACAATGGGGTCATCACACAATTCAAAGTATACTGAAAACAATTCCTTTTGTTTAATGAGTCAATTGTTGTTTAGTTagtattcgaatattcgctcgTCGTTTCcatcgaatattcgaatattatTTTCAGACCGCATACCGAACACTCTGCACAAGCTATCGGTTTAAACACGGCATTTTGGATAGCAGGGTAAAGTTAAATTTATATACCTTGTTGGGGCTGCGTGTTGCTGTCAGAATTGCTGATCCCTTCTTTGTTAGGCTCTAGCGTTGTCCCAGCGGAAGAGCTCAGATTTGAAACTGTTTCCAAATCATCCATGGTGGTACCTAAATTAATGGTCGAACTTTTATTACACTAAACCGTACTTTGCGGTGAGgttaattagttaatataaaaataaaaattaagactATATCAAATCA of the Gigantopelta aegis isolate Gae_Host chromosome 12, Gae_host_genome, whole genome shotgun sequence genome contains:
- the LOC121386521 gene encoding uncharacterized protein LOC121386521, translating into MLHSGPESKMCMKVLDIRTKKVRRRTRSCHMNRTRILHLEPERKTCMRVLGTKTKRTTSRQRHQSRIPHQGPQNKTLMMILKIPVRKTSSRQRHQSRMQHPGPQSKTLMMILKIPVRKTTSRQIHQSRMPHQGPQYKTLMMILKIPVRKKETEAHVHSLWLEMLPSKRKQLKKKQGTLCLPNCV